A genomic window from Candidatus Binataceae bacterium includes:
- a CDS encoding formyltransferase family protein, giving the protein MRIVLIGQAAFAVKALEEIERQGDEIVHVFAPADRGGRVDPLVLRARDRGLAFSQPASFRGEAAFQQFASLNADLAILAFATIIVPERILYQPRYKSICFHPSLLPRHRGASAINWAIINGDRESGVTWFWPDKGIDTGPILIQKTVPIGPADTTGTLYFNSLFPLGI; this is encoded by the coding sequence ATGCGAATTGTCCTGATCGGCCAGGCTGCGTTTGCCGTCAAAGCTCTGGAAGAGATCGAGCGTCAAGGCGACGAGATCGTGCATGTATTCGCGCCAGCGGACCGTGGAGGAAGGGTCGATCCGTTGGTACTACGGGCGCGCGATCGTGGGTTGGCTTTCAGTCAGCCGGCCTCGTTCAGGGGCGAGGCTGCGTTCCAGCAATTTGCCTCGCTCAACGCGGATTTGGCGATTTTGGCCTTCGCGACCATCATCGTGCCCGAACGCATTCTTTATCAGCCGCGCTATAAATCAATTTGCTTTCATCCCTCCCTGCTGCCGCGTCATCGCGGCGCCAGCGCGATTAATTGGGCGATCATCAATGGCGATCGCGAGAGCGGGGTAACCTGGTTCTGGCCCGACAAAGGGATCGATACCGGCCCCATCCTGATTCAAAAAACGGTGCCAATCGGGCCCGCCGATACCACCGGCACGCTGTATTTCAACAGCCTATTTCCGTTGGGAATC
- a CDS encoding amidase, with protein sequence MTIRWSSPFCDHDQAQIEGAGGGSLADVSFAAKDLYAVAGYRCCAGNCDWLASHPPADTSAPAVSAMLAAGARLVGKTRLDELAWGMTGENLDYGTPANPRAPGRMPGGSSSGSAAAVAGGFADCALGTDTGGSVRVPASYCGIWGIRTTHGRISTQGVIPLAPSFDTVSFFARDAHLLRKVGAVLLAPLTITCTPRRLLIAQDAFAVAAEDAREALRQPLALITGAMAVEVISLGQGELEQWPQLYRTIQSHEAWAAHGQWISQRKPRLGISRERFAQAQLVSAAEVERAAARRAEIGARLDALLGRDGLIAMPAAYSVAPLPQDGEAQRLSNLTLTAAASLCGLPQISLPLAQVDGLPLALSLIGPRGGDEALLALAEQLS encoded by the coding sequence ATGACCATTCGCTGGAGCAGCCCCTTTTGCGATCACGACCAGGCGCAGATCGAGGGTGCCGGCGGCGGAAGTCTGGCCGACGTCAGCTTCGCCGCCAAGGATCTCTACGCCGTTGCCGGTTATCGCTGCTGCGCCGGCAATTGCGATTGGCTGGCCAGCCATCCACCCGCGGACACCAGCGCGCCGGCGGTAAGCGCGATGCTGGCCGCGGGCGCGCGCCTGGTGGGTAAAACCCGCTTGGATGAACTGGCCTGGGGCATGACCGGCGAGAACCTCGATTACGGCACCCCAGCCAACCCCCGCGCGCCCGGCCGCATGCCAGGGGGATCGTCCAGCGGTTCGGCCGCAGCGGTGGCTGGCGGCTTTGCCGATTGCGCCTTGGGCACGGATACCGGCGGCTCGGTACGCGTGCCGGCCAGCTACTGTGGGATCTGGGGAATTCGCACAACCCATGGACGAATTTCTACTCAGGGGGTCATCCCCTTAGCACCCAGCTTCGATACCGTTAGCTTTTTCGCCCGCGACGCCCATCTGCTGCGCAAAGTCGGAGCGGTCCTGCTTGCACCCCTGACCATTACCTGTACCCCGCGCCGGCTACTCATCGCGCAGGACGCCTTCGCGGTGGCAGCGGAGGACGCGCGTGAAGCGCTACGCCAACCGCTGGCGCTAATTACCGGCGCGATGGCGGTCGAAGTTATCAGCCTGGGTCAGGGCGAATTGGAGCAGTGGCCCCAGCTCTATCGCACCATCCAGAGCCACGAGGCCTGGGCCGCGCACGGACAATGGATCAGCCAGCGCAAGCCGCGGCTGGGAATTTCCAGGGAGCGCTTCGCGCAGGCCCAACTGGTCAGCGCGGCCGAGGTCGAGCGCGCCGCTGCCCGGCGGGCCGAGATCGGCGCGCGGCTGGATGCGCTGCTAGGGCGCGACGGATTGATCGCGATGCCGGCAGCTTACTCGGTCGCGCCGCTGCCTCAGGACGGCGAGGCCCAGCGCCTCTCCAATCTCACCTTGACCGCCGCGGCCAGCCTGTGCGGCCTGCCCCAGATAAGCCTACCGCTGGCGCAAGTCGATGGGCTACCACTGGCGCTGTCGCTGATCGGACCACGAGGCGGCGACGAAGCCCTGCTCGCCCTCGCTGAGCAGTTGAGCTAA
- a CDS encoding efflux RND transporter periplasmic adaptor subunit, translating into MLELSKAFQSPFWRLAKFWSLGVLGVALIVNVNGCSGGGPPGGRAQWGGPVAVLVAPSIQKTVPVQLHAIGTVDAYASVAVKPQVGGQIIGVYFQQGQQVAQDQRLFDIDPRPYRAALDQARATLARDQAQSEQASRDAARWQALYQSRTASQQQAEQAQAQAAELKAAVEADKANVKTAQLNLEFCRILSPIAGRAGALMVQAGNIIKANPDNPIVTINQIKPIYVQFSLPEKELPLIRRYMNRDPLTVEVYPPSAPDQVSTGALDFIDNSVDTTTGTIQFRGLFQNRDEALWPGEFVNVTLTLTERPNTVLVPSQAVQSGEQGNYVYVLKPDQTVRLQPVVIGDTLSGMTIIQRGLHGGETVVTDGQVQLVPGARVRIKSGLGPAHAGAT; encoded by the coding sequence ATGTTAGAGCTGAGCAAGGCGTTCCAATCACCTTTTTGGCGGTTGGCGAAATTTTGGAGCCTGGGCGTGCTGGGCGTGGCCCTCATTGTCAATGTCAATGGCTGCTCGGGCGGCGGACCGCCGGGCGGCCGTGCGCAGTGGGGAGGGCCGGTGGCGGTACTGGTGGCACCTTCGATTCAAAAGACCGTGCCAGTGCAGCTCCACGCCATCGGGACCGTGGACGCCTACGCCAGCGTCGCGGTCAAACCGCAGGTCGGCGGTCAGATCATCGGGGTCTATTTCCAGCAAGGCCAGCAAGTCGCTCAGGATCAGCGCCTGTTCGACATCGATCCGCGCCCTTATCGCGCCGCGCTCGATCAGGCCCGCGCCACCTTGGCGCGCGATCAGGCGCAAAGCGAGCAAGCCTCGCGTGACGCCGCCCGCTGGCAGGCGCTGTACCAGAGCCGCACCGCCTCGCAGCAGCAGGCCGAACAAGCCCAGGCGCAGGCCGCGGAACTGAAAGCGGCGGTCGAAGCGGACAAGGCCAACGTCAAGACCGCCCAGCTCAATTTGGAATTTTGCCGCATCCTGTCACCGATCGCCGGGCGGGCTGGAGCCTTGATGGTGCAGGCCGGAAATATCATCAAGGCCAATCCCGACAACCCGATCGTAACTATCAATCAGATAAAGCCGATCTACGTACAGTTCAGTTTGCCCGAGAAGGAGCTGCCGCTGATTCGCCGCTATATGAACCGCGATCCGCTGACGGTGGAGGTCTATCCGCCAAGCGCACCCGATCAGGTTTCCACCGGTGCCCTGGATTTTATCGACAACTCGGTGGATACCACTACCGGCACGATTCAGTTTCGCGGTCTGTTTCAAAATCGTGACGAAGCGCTATGGCCGGGCGAGTTTGTCAACGTCACGCTGACCCTGACTGAGCGGCCCAATACCGTGCTGGTCCCTTCGCAGGCGGTACAAAGCGGCGAGCAGGGAAATTACGTCTATGTGCTTAAGCCGGATCAGACTGTGCGCCTGCAACCGGTAGTGATCGGCGACACGCTGAGCGGAATGACGATTATTCAGCGCGGATTGCATGGCGGCGAGACGGTGGTCACCGACGGCCAAGTACAACTGGTCCCCGGAGCGCGAGTGCGAATCAAAAGCGGGCTTGGTCCCGCCCATGCGGGAGCAACCTAG
- a CDS encoding efflux RND transporter permease subunit — MSFTELFIRRPVMTTLISLAIVLFGAIAYRSLPVSDLPTVDFPTIQVSAQLPGASPDTMASSVATPLEHQFSAIASLASMSSTSFQGLTNVTLQFELSRNIDAAAQDVQAAIVAAQAYLPQGMPSPPTFRKVNPADFPILYLGFYSNSLSQSKVDEYAENDLAQRISMVSGVAQVQVWGSKKYAVRIQLDPRQLAERGIGVDDVAQAVQAANVNLPVGTLYGKHQAFTIQASGQLTNAASYRPLIVAYRNGSPVRLEQLGRVLDSVQDDKQDEWVSGHPGVVLAIQRQPGSNTVAVVRNVKKVIAAFMPDLPRAVTLVTLYDRSLSIKASVDDVQFTLLLTIALVVLVIFIFLRNLSATIIPSLALPLSVIGTFAVMALLGYSLDNLSLMAITLSVGFVVDDAIVMLENIVRHLEMGKAPLQAALDGSKEIGFTIISMTLSLAAVFIPVLFMAGILGRLLHEFAVTIAAAILVSGFVSLTLTPMMCSRFLRPDSSLQHGRLFKLTERGFEAMLAAYRGSLGWVMRHRLGTLLFSFLILIATGYLFVLIPKGFLPSMDTGQVMVFAQGAQGISFEGMKNHMQVLANIIDSDPWIAGTSTSFSGTWPGGLNEGFLFAELKNGPRPPVQRIVAQLQPKISGIPGLRAFLMVPPPIQIGALFTKALYQYTLQSIDTKDLYRYAPILEAKMRGLKLLRDVNSDLQVSNPQIDIQIDRDKAQALGVTPQAIENALYDSYGSRQISTIYMPNNEYWVEMELLPQYQDDPATLSLLYVRAANGQQVPLSTLVKLTHDVGPMTVNHLGQSPAVTISFNLAPGASLGDALQQVSSLAANTLPSTITTSFQGTAEEFKASVRSLGILLILAILVIYMVLGILYESFIHPVTILSGLPSAGFGALLTLWLLGFQLDLFAFVGIIMLVGLVKKNAIMMIDFALEAQRSGGASDATAAIFQGAIVRFRPIMMTTFAALMGVMPIAVGWGVGAEARRPLGVAVAGGLVFSQFLTLYITPVIYTYLDAIGARRRARTVARPATAIAQVAHGVPGRVAS; from the coding sequence GTGAGCTTTACCGAGCTGTTCATCCGCCGGCCGGTGATGACCACCCTGATCTCGCTGGCAATCGTGCTCTTCGGCGCTATCGCCTATCGTTCGCTACCGGTCAGCGACCTGCCCACCGTCGATTTTCCCACCATCCAGGTCAGCGCCCAATTGCCCGGCGCCAGCCCGGATACGATGGCCTCCTCGGTCGCCACTCCGCTGGAACATCAGTTCTCCGCCATCGCGAGCCTGGCCTCGATGAGTTCCACCAGCTTTCAGGGTTTGACCAACGTCACCTTGCAGTTCGAGCTCAGCCGCAATATCGACGCGGCGGCCCAGGACGTTCAAGCCGCGATTGTGGCAGCCCAAGCCTATTTGCCTCAAGGCATGCCCAGTCCGCCGACCTTTCGCAAGGTTAATCCGGCCGACTTTCCTATCCTCTACCTAGGCTTTTATTCCAACAGCCTGAGCCAGTCGAAAGTGGACGAGTATGCCGAGAATGACCTCGCCCAGCGCATCTCGATGGTGTCGGGGGTGGCTCAGGTCCAGGTCTGGGGCTCCAAGAAATACGCAGTCAGGATTCAGCTCGATCCGCGCCAGTTGGCCGAACGCGGGATCGGGGTGGACGATGTTGCACAGGCGGTGCAGGCCGCCAACGTCAACTTGCCGGTGGGCACGCTCTACGGCAAACATCAGGCTTTCACGATCCAAGCCAGTGGGCAGTTAACCAACGCCGCCAGCTATCGGCCTTTGATCGTCGCCTATCGTAACGGCTCGCCGGTACGCCTGGAGCAACTGGGCCGAGTCCTCGACAGCGTTCAAGACGATAAGCAGGACGAATGGGTCAGCGGCCACCCCGGCGTGGTCCTGGCCATCCAGCGCCAACCCGGCTCCAACACCGTGGCGGTGGTGCGCAACGTCAAGAAGGTGATCGCCGCCTTCATGCCCGACCTGCCCCGCGCAGTCACCTTGGTAACACTGTACGACCGTTCACTGTCCATTAAGGCCTCGGTGGATGACGTCCAGTTCACTCTCCTGCTGACAATCGCGCTGGTGGTGCTGGTGATCTTCATCTTCCTGCGCAACCTGTCGGCGACCATCATTCCCAGTCTCGCCCTGCCGCTATCGGTAATCGGGACCTTCGCGGTGATGGCGCTGTTGGGCTACAGCCTGGATAACCTGTCCCTGATGGCGATCACGCTTTCCGTGGGCTTCGTGGTGGACGACGCGATCGTGATGTTGGAGAACATCGTGCGCCACCTGGAGATGGGCAAGGCACCCTTGCAAGCCGCGCTGGACGGCTCCAAAGAGATCGGCTTCACCATCATTTCGATGACGCTATCGCTGGCCGCCGTTTTCATCCCAGTCTTGTTCATGGCCGGCATCCTAGGCCGCTTGCTGCACGAATTTGCCGTCACTATCGCCGCCGCCATCCTGGTCTCGGGCTTTGTCTCCCTCACCCTGACGCCGATGATGTGCAGCCGCTTTCTGCGGCCCGATTCCAGTCTCCAGCACGGCCGCCTGTTCAAGCTCACGGAACGCGGCTTCGAGGCGATGCTTGCGGCCTACCGCGGCTCGCTGGGCTGGGTGATGCGTCATCGACTGGGAACGCTGCTCTTCTCTTTCCTGATCCTGATTGCCACCGGCTACCTCTTCGTGCTGATTCCCAAGGGTTTCCTGCCCAGCATGGATACCGGACAGGTGATGGTGTTCGCCCAGGGCGCTCAGGGAATCTCCTTCGAGGGCATGAAGAATCACATGCAGGTGCTGGCTAACATCATCGATTCCGACCCGTGGATTGCGGGCACCTCGACCAGTTTTAGCGGGACATGGCCGGGCGGCTTGAACGAGGGTTTCCTGTTCGCCGAGCTGAAGAACGGCCCGCGGCCGCCGGTGCAACGCATCGTGGCCCAGTTGCAGCCCAAAATCTCGGGCATCCCCGGCCTGCGCGCCTTTCTGATGGTCCCGCCGCCAATTCAGATCGGAGCGCTGTTCACCAAGGCGCTGTATCAATACACCCTGCAAAGCATCGACACCAAAGACCTATATCGCTACGCGCCGATCCTGGAGGCCAAGATGCGCGGGCTCAAGCTACTGCGCGACGTCAATAGCGATTTGCAGGTCTCCAATCCTCAGATCGACATCCAAATTGATCGCGACAAGGCGCAGGCCTTGGGTGTTACTCCGCAGGCGATCGAAAACGCGTTGTATGACTCCTACGGCTCGCGCCAGATTTCCACCATCTACATGCCCAACAACGAGTACTGGGTCGAGATGGAATTGCTGCCCCAGTACCAGGACGATCCGGCGACGCTCTCGCTGCTGTACGTGCGTGCCGCCAACGGGCAGCAGGTGCCGCTGAGCACCCTGGTAAAATTGACTCACGATGTGGGTCCAATGACCGTCAACCATCTGGGCCAATCCCCGGCGGTGACGATTTCCTTCAACCTTGCTCCCGGCGCTTCGCTCGGCGACGCGCTGCAACAGGTCAGCTCGCTGGCGGCCAACACCCTACCTTCCACCATCACCACCTCCTTCCAGGGCACGGCCGAAGAGTTCAAGGCCTCGGTGCGCAGCCTGGGGATTCTGCTAATTCTGGCCATCCTGGTCATCTATATGGTGCTGGGAATCCTGTATGAAAGCTTTATCCATCCCGTCACCATCCTCTCGGGTCTACCCTCGGCCGGCTTTGGCGCTTTGTTGACCCTGTGGTTACTGGGTTTTCAACTAGACCTGTTCGCCTTCGTCGGCATCATCATGTTGGTCGGGCTGGTGAAGAAGAACGCTATCATGATGATCGATTTTGCCCTGGAGGCGCAGCGCAGCGGTGGCGCCAGCGATGCCACAGCGGCGATTTTCCAAGGCGCGATCGTGCGCTTTCGCCCCATCATGATGACAACCTTCGCCGCCCTGATGGGTGTCATGCCAATCGCGGTGGGTTGGGGCGTGGGCGCCGAGGCGCGCCGACCCCTGGGCGTAGCGGTGGCCGGCGGCTTGGTCTTCTCCCAGTTCCTGACCCTCTACATCACGCCTGTGATTTATACGTACCTCGACGCGATCGGAGCGCGCCGGCGCGCGCGGACAGTGGCGCGGCCCGCCACTGCGATAGCGCAGGTCGCGCATGGAGTCCCAGGGCGGGTAGCCTCCTAA
- a CDS encoding alkaline phosphatase family protein gives MKKGWIADWLVVAALLAATGAPPPAGAAEPRAARLVIVMVWDGLRPDSVNPEVTPQLYRLEHEGVYFARHHAIFPTETMVNAAVMGTGAPPSQTGIRGDWADLAPYLPPAPPIKARLDSNEMILRQARSRPLDLEHTAVLMALASPKELGAQLLGVPAIGQRLAQCGGMVALLGKPGPTFLFDPQFSPRAAQGDALLIADDLISPPAIGQKFHLINYPGARSMGMWQMPPFVTRDSYFTRVAAEQVLPAAAHTLHAGRNVLLVLWQHNPDISQHLTGLGTAPSLAALANCDANLGLLRSALGRLGLVAQTDLIVVSDHGFATIKARVPLQELLIARGLKASSTSEDITISSNGGSDELVLSRELAPAARRELLQRVVDWALAQPWCGPIFSAPARSGDSASYRGEVAGTFSLARFNLMGRHAPDLIISFRELDGAPEQLGGVHASATVISAAGPRMVANRSYRAVHPMPGLVYADSPDPRMTTGMGSHGAVGAYELHNFCAAIGPDFRRSFTDSSPTSNLDLGRSLIWLLGLRPPARQRNAGRLLEEALNEPTRPQVARTVTLRVARKLPDGLATSTLTLERLAGEDYLDGASFTWTGTNAHGADNRPSNSAQAHPSR, from the coding sequence GTGAAAAAAGGCTGGATAGCGGATTGGCTGGTAGTTGCGGCGCTGCTGGCGGCAACAGGTGCCCCGCCGCCTGCTGGCGCGGCGGAACCTCGCGCGGCACGGTTGGTGATTGTGATGGTATGGGATGGACTGCGCCCGGATTCGGTCAACCCGGAAGTCACCCCCCAACTCTACCGACTGGAGCACGAAGGCGTTTATTTCGCGCGTCATCATGCGATTTTCCCCACGGAAACGATGGTTAACGCAGCGGTAATGGGCACCGGCGCACCGCCCTCGCAAACCGGCATTCGCGGCGATTGGGCGGATCTGGCTCCCTACTTGCCGCCCGCCCCGCCAATCAAGGCGCGCCTGGATAGCAACGAAATGATCCTGCGCCAAGCGCGCAGTCGGCCGCTTGACCTTGAGCACACGGCGGTCCTGATGGCCCTGGCCAGCCCCAAGGAATTAGGCGCGCAGCTACTTGGCGTGCCTGCGATTGGCCAGCGCCTGGCGCAATGCGGTGGGATGGTCGCGCTGCTGGGCAAACCGGGCCCCACCTTCCTGTTCGATCCGCAGTTTAGCCCGCGCGCGGCGCAGGGCGATGCGCTGCTGATCGCCGACGATCTGATCTCTCCGCCCGCCATCGGGCAGAAGTTCCATCTGATAAACTACCCTGGTGCGCGCTCGATGGGGATGTGGCAGATGCCGCCGTTCGTCACCCGCGATAGCTACTTCACCCGAGTGGCTGCCGAGCAGGTGCTGCCCGCCGCAGCCCACACCCTCCACGCCGGCCGCAACGTGCTGTTGGTGCTGTGGCAACATAATCCCGACATCAGCCAGCATCTGACCGGGCTGGGGACCGCACCCTCGCTGGCCGCGCTGGCCAACTGCGACGCTAACCTGGGCCTGCTGCGCAGTGCGCTGGGCCGACTGGGGCTAGTCGCGCAAACCGATCTCATCGTCGTGTCGGATCACGGCTTCGCCACCATCAAGGCCCGCGTACCGCTGCAGGAGCTGCTGATCGCGCGCGGTTTGAAGGCTTCCTCCACCAGCGAGGACATCACTATTTCCAGCAACGGCGGTAGCGATGAGCTGGTGCTCTCACGCGAGCTTGCTCCCGCCGCGCGCCGCGAGTTATTGCAGCGAGTGGTCGATTGGGCCCTGGCTCAGCCCTGGTGCGGCCCGATCTTCAGCGCGCCTGCCCGCTCGGGCGATAGCGCCAGCTATCGCGGCGAAGTGGCCGGCACCTTCAGTCTGGCGCGATTCAATCTGATGGGTCGGCACGCGCCCGATTTGATTATCTCTTTTCGCGAGCTCGATGGCGCGCCTGAGCAACTGGGCGGCGTCCACGCTTCAGCCACAGTTATTTCGGCCGCCGGCCCACGCATGGTGGCCAACCGCTCCTATCGCGCCGTCCATCCCATGCCCGGCCTGGTATATGCGGATAGCCCGGATCCGCGCATGACGACGGGAATGGGCAGCCACGGCGCGGTGGGAGCGTACGAGTTGCACAATTTCTGCGCTGCGATTGGGCCTGATTTCCGCCGCTCCTTTACCGATTCCAGTCCAACCTCCAACCTCGACCTGGGGCGCAGCTTGATATGGCTGCTGGGCCTCCGACCACCAGCTAGGCAACGGAACGCGGGACGATTGCTGGAAGAAGCGCTCAATGAGCCAACGCGCCCGCAGGTGGCGCGAACCGTGACTTTGCGCGTGGCGCGCAAACTGCCCGATGGGTTAGCAACCAGCACGCTGACGCTGGAGCGGTTGGCGGGCGAAGATTATTTGGACGGTGCCAGCTTCACCTGGACGGGTACGAACGCCCATGGCGCGGATAACAGGCCATCAAATAGCGCACAGGCGCACCCATCCCGCTAG
- a CDS encoding CBS domain-containing protein: protein MRISEVMNEPVACLPSDGATQAAIIMRDENTGIVPVVASFEERKLVGVVTDRDLCVDIVAAGRDPNDVTVQDCMTNEVVTCGPEEDLKRVAELMSENQIRHIVIIDAHRHLKGVVSLADIS, encoded by the coding sequence ATGCGGATCAGCGAAGTAATGAACGAACCGGTTGCCTGCCTGCCCAGCGATGGCGCGACCCAGGCGGCGATCATTATGCGTGACGAAAACACCGGCATTGTCCCGGTGGTTGCCAGCTTTGAAGAACGCAAGCTGGTGGGTGTGGTCACCGACCGCGACCTGTGTGTCGATATCGTCGCCGCCGGGCGCGATCCCAATGACGTCACGGTACAAGACTGCATGACCAACGAAGTGGTGACCTGCGGGCCCGAGGAGGACCTCAAGCGTGTGGCAGAGCTGATGAGTGAAAACCAGATTCGCCACATCGTGATAATCGACGCCCATCGTCATCTCAAGGGCGTGGTGTCGCTGGCCGATATTTCTTGA
- the sppA gene encoding signal peptide peptidase SppA: MFKWLFRWLVRTVVLAAVLFIIALVVDYFQRRVPANSVLVVDLSGPVVEHDNSGLINSLRGVTQTPLDKVLRAITSAAHDRRIVGLAIKVIDPSMEMAQGQELASSIRAFRASHKWTSAYIETAGETGPGNLAYLVGSAAQEVSLMPEGELNIVGVQMRELFMRGTLDWLGIKPQFDAIGQFKTAANIFTQQDFTPAQKEEDQSLVDDLYGQLVDQLAAQRHLPRATVRQLINRAPLTADDGLQAHLVDRLEYEDQFDQRIKHFGGGKRHHLVDFMDYTRAPLLGSLGGGSRVAVIYASGAIQRGSGGFDPLLSPQGTAMGSDDMVDALTQARQDNAVKAVVLRIDSPGGSVIASELIRREVERTAQAKPLVVSMSGYAASGGYWIAIPGKLLFADPGTITGSIGVLGGKFNIAAATTKLGINTGAVAQGDNVAMFDPFTDFTPAQATLFHDHLLGDVYRRFVARVAAGRKLSVPQVEQIAQGRVWTGRQALGIKLIDRLGGLSAALSQAAVLAGLPANQPLQIETLPRPPGFFSQLLGLGQASQARAQSLALARVAAPWLELIERQRALSGAAGALYCAHLPVVR; the protein is encoded by the coding sequence ATGTTCAAGTGGCTGTTCCGATGGCTGGTGCGCACGGTGGTGCTGGCGGCGGTGCTATTCATCATCGCGTTGGTAGTCGATTATTTCCAGCGCCGCGTCCCCGCCAATTCGGTGTTGGTGGTGGATCTATCCGGCCCGGTGGTCGAGCACGACAACAGCGGCCTGATCAACAGTTTGCGCGGGGTAACCCAAACACCGCTGGACAAAGTACTGCGCGCCATCACGTCCGCCGCGCACGACCGCCGGATTGTCGGCCTGGCGATCAAGGTCATCGATCCCAGCATGGAGATGGCTCAGGGCCAGGAACTGGCCAGTTCAATTCGCGCCTTTCGGGCCAGCCATAAATGGACCTCGGCGTATATCGAAACCGCCGGCGAGACCGGCCCTGGCAACTTAGCTTATCTGGTCGGCAGCGCGGCCCAAGAGGTCTCGCTGATGCCCGAGGGCGAACTCAATATCGTCGGCGTGCAGATGCGCGAGCTGTTCATGCGGGGGACCCTGGACTGGCTGGGAATCAAGCCCCAATTCGACGCAATTGGGCAGTTTAAGACCGCCGCCAACATCTTTACTCAACAGGATTTTACCCCGGCCCAAAAGGAAGAGGATCAGAGCCTGGTTGACGACCTGTACGGTCAACTGGTCGACCAGCTCGCGGCCCAACGCCATTTGCCCAGGGCAACCGTGCGCCAGCTTATCAATCGCGCCCCGCTGACCGCCGACGACGGCCTGCAAGCGCACCTGGTCGATCGCCTGGAGTACGAAGACCAGTTCGACCAGCGCATCAAGCATTTTGGCGGCGGCAAGCGCCATCATTTGGTGGATTTCATGGACTACACGCGGGCGCCGCTGCTGGGCAGCCTGGGTGGGGGCTCGCGCGTGGCCGTCATCTACGCCAGCGGCGCCATTCAACGCGGCAGCGGTGGTTTCGATCCGTTGCTCTCGCCTCAAGGCACCGCGATGGGCTCTGACGACATGGTCGATGCCCTGACCCAGGCCCGCCAGGACAACGCGGTCAAAGCGGTGGTCCTGCGTATCGATTCGCCTGGCGGTTCGGTTATCGCCTCGGAGCTTATCCGGCGCGAAGTAGAGCGCACCGCCCAAGCCAAGCCGCTGGTGGTCAGCATGTCGGGCTATGCCGCCTCGGGAGGCTATTGGATCGCCATTCCGGGCAAGTTGCTGTTCGCCGATCCAGGGACGATTACTGGTTCAATCGGCGTCTTGGGGGGCAAGTTCAACATCGCCGCAGCGACCACCAAGTTGGGAATCAATACCGGCGCGGTCGCGCAGGGGGACAACGTCGCGATGTTCGATCCCTTTACCGACTTCACGCCGGCCCAGGCTACCTTATTTCACGACCATCTGCTGGGCGACGTCTACCGCCGATTTGTCGCCCGCGTCGCCGCCGGGCGCAAGCTCAGCGTGCCCCAGGTGGAGCAGATCGCGCAGGGGCGGGTGTGGACCGGGCGCCAAGCTTTGGGTATCAAACTCATCGATCGGTTGGGGGGCTTGAGCGCGGCGCTGAGCCAAGCGGCGGTGCTGGCCGGTTTGCCGGCCAACCAACCGCTTCAAATTGAAACTCTACCACGCCCGCCCGGTTTTTTCAGTCAGTTGCTCGGGCTTGGTCAAGCAAGTCAGGCGCGTGCCCAGAGCCTGGCCCTGGCCCGCGTGGCAGCACCCTGGCTTGAGCTGATCGAACGACAGCGTGCGCTGAGCGGCGCGGCCGGAGCGCTTTACTGCGCCCATCTGCCGGTGGTTCGCTAA